Proteins found in one Polyodon spathula isolate WHYD16114869_AA chromosome 10, ASM1765450v1, whole genome shotgun sequence genomic segment:
- the LOC121321917 gene encoding uncharacterized protein LOC121321917 isoform X1: MPLFQLIRGSPRGWRVNAWLLFCFCVAVCEFFSPAVSGHTLYRLSRSERNGPENHEMLGFQKMLRQFKSLLKTVDAFALGEVAAGERSQTQESSNQTMWRAEDPALQDQQAVDLLVIMKKFKDSMQKGSWSGQYGKDARNTLEMNILTDPSYSQSILQVNLVLGLFFFLFIIIVLLYDAVCISKEARRRLAAIAALRSKKNRAKHNQPDPAFFSMLATSFVPNVGETPVSKAPSSGEAAPVTATSFRDISELEPLESIPEKAALDQHLTLPGYPIHFTMGKGIAKHFQKRQGSKNSVSFPGLSDAPVEILPGFSPSALQSSELESMAHSLVKKALSTSAVIMQDEEPESPC, translated from the exons ATGCCCTTGTTTCAACTGATTCGCGGCTCACCTCGAGGATGGCGTGTAAACGCgtggttgttgttttgtttttgcgtgGCGGTGTGTGAGTTTTTTAGTCCGGCAGTTTCGGGTCACACGCTTTACAGGCTGTCCCGAAGCGAGAGGAATGGGCCCGAAAATCATGAGATGTTAGGATTTCAGAAAATGCTCAGGCAGTTTAAGAGTCTGTTAAAGACAG TTGATGCTTTCGCCTTGGGTGAGGTTGCCGCTGGTGAGCGGAGCCAAACACAGGAATCCTCCAATCAGACAATGTGGAGAGCAGAGGACCCCGCCCTCCAGGACCAGCAGGCGGTGGATCTGCTTGTAATAATGAAGAAGTTTAAAGACTCAATGCAGAAAG GGTCTTGGTCTGGCCAGTATGGAAAGGATGCGAGGAACACTCTGGAGATGAATATCCTGACAGACCCCTCCTACTCCCAGTCCATTCTGCAAGTCAACCTAGTGCTGGGCCTCTTTTtcttcctcttcatcatcatcg TGTTGCTGTACGACGCGGTGTGCATCTCCAAAGAGGCACGCAGGAGATTAGCCGCCATCGCTGCCCTGCGAAGTAAAAAGAACCGCGCAAAGCATAACCAACCAG ATCCTGCGTTTTTTTCAATGCTTGCTACATCTTTTGTCCCTAATGTGGGAGAGACACCCGTGTCAAag GCGCCATCTAGTGGTGAGGCTGCACCAGTGACTGCAACAAGTTTTAGGGATATTTCAGAATTGGAGCCCCTAGAAA GTATTCCGGAGAAAGCGGCTCTTGACCAGCACTTG ACCCTGCCAGGTTACCCAATCCATTTTACCATGGGAAAGGGCATTGCTAAACACTTCCAGAAGCGCCAGGGCTCCAAAAACTCTGTCTCCTTTCCAGGGCTGTCTGATGCCCCTGTGGAGATCCTGCCAGGGTTCAGCCCCTCTGCTCTCCAGTCCAGCGAGCTGGAGAGCATGGCACACTCCCTGGTGAAGAAGGCTCTCAGCACCTCAGCTGTGATCATGCAGGACGAGGAACCAGAGTCACCATGCTAG
- the LOC121321917 gene encoding uncharacterized protein LOC121321917 isoform X2, whose amino-acid sequence MPLFQLIRGSPRGWRVNAWLLFCFCVAVCEFFSPAVSGHTLYRLSRSERNGPENHEMLGFQKMLRQFKSLLKTVDAFALGEVAAGERSQTQESSNQTMWRAEDPALQDQQAVDLLVIMKKFKDSMQKVLLYDAVCISKEARRRLAAIAALRSKKNRAKHNQPDPAFFSMLATSFVPNVGETPVSKAPSSGEAAPVTATSFRDISELEPLESIPEKAALDQHLTLPGYPIHFTMGKGIAKHFQKRQGSKNSVSFPGLSDAPVEILPGFSPSALQSSELESMAHSLVKKALSTSAVIMQDEEPESPC is encoded by the exons ATGCCCTTGTTTCAACTGATTCGCGGCTCACCTCGAGGATGGCGTGTAAACGCgtggttgttgttttgtttttgcgtgGCGGTGTGTGAGTTTTTTAGTCCGGCAGTTTCGGGTCACACGCTTTACAGGCTGTCCCGAAGCGAGAGGAATGGGCCCGAAAATCATGAGATGTTAGGATTTCAGAAAATGCTCAGGCAGTTTAAGAGTCTGTTAAAGACAG TTGATGCTTTCGCCTTGGGTGAGGTTGCCGCTGGTGAGCGGAGCCAAACACAGGAATCCTCCAATCAGACAATGTGGAGAGCAGAGGACCCCGCCCTCCAGGACCAGCAGGCGGTGGATCTGCTTGTAATAATGAAGAAGTTTAAAGACTCAATGCAGAAAG TGTTGCTGTACGACGCGGTGTGCATCTCCAAAGAGGCACGCAGGAGATTAGCCGCCATCGCTGCCCTGCGAAGTAAAAAGAACCGCGCAAAGCATAACCAACCAG ATCCTGCGTTTTTTTCAATGCTTGCTACATCTTTTGTCCCTAATGTGGGAGAGACACCCGTGTCAAag GCGCCATCTAGTGGTGAGGCTGCACCAGTGACTGCAACAAGTTTTAGGGATATTTCAGAATTGGAGCCCCTAGAAA GTATTCCGGAGAAAGCGGCTCTTGACCAGCACTTG ACCCTGCCAGGTTACCCAATCCATTTTACCATGGGAAAGGGCATTGCTAAACACTTCCAGAAGCGCCAGGGCTCCAAAAACTCTGTCTCCTTTCCAGGGCTGTCTGATGCCCCTGTGGAGATCCTGCCAGGGTTCAGCCCCTCTGCTCTCCAGTCCAGCGAGCTGGAGAGCATGGCACACTCCCTGGTGAAGAAGGCTCTCAGCACCTCAGCTGTGATCATGCAGGACGAGGAACCAGAGTCACCATGCTAG
- the LOC121321917 gene encoding uncharacterized protein LOC121321917 isoform X3: MWRAEDPALQDQQAVDLLVIMKKFKDSMQKGSWSGQYGKDARNTLEMNILTDPSYSQSILQVNLVLGLFFFLFIIIVLLYDAVCISKEARRRLAAIAALRSKKNRAKHNQPDPAFFSMLATSFVPNVGETPVSKAPSSGEAAPVTATSFRDISELEPLESIPEKAALDQHLTLPGYPIHFTMGKGIAKHFQKRQGSKNSVSFPGLSDAPVEILPGFSPSALQSSELESMAHSLVKKALSTSAVIMQDEEPESPC; the protein is encoded by the exons ATGTGGAGAGCAGAGGACCCCGCCCTCCAGGACCAGCAGGCGGTGGATCTGCTTGTAATAATGAAGAAGTTTAAAGACTCAATGCAGAAAG GGTCTTGGTCTGGCCAGTATGGAAAGGATGCGAGGAACACTCTGGAGATGAATATCCTGACAGACCCCTCCTACTCCCAGTCCATTCTGCAAGTCAACCTAGTGCTGGGCCTCTTTTtcttcctcttcatcatcatcg TGTTGCTGTACGACGCGGTGTGCATCTCCAAAGAGGCACGCAGGAGATTAGCCGCCATCGCTGCCCTGCGAAGTAAAAAGAACCGCGCAAAGCATAACCAACCAG ATCCTGCGTTTTTTTCAATGCTTGCTACATCTTTTGTCCCTAATGTGGGAGAGACACCCGTGTCAAag GCGCCATCTAGTGGTGAGGCTGCACCAGTGACTGCAACAAGTTTTAGGGATATTTCAGAATTGGAGCCCCTAGAAA GTATTCCGGAGAAAGCGGCTCTTGACCAGCACTTG ACCCTGCCAGGTTACCCAATCCATTTTACCATGGGAAAGGGCATTGCTAAACACTTCCAGAAGCGCCAGGGCTCCAAAAACTCTGTCTCCTTTCCAGGGCTGTCTGATGCCCCTGTGGAGATCCTGCCAGGGTTCAGCCCCTCTGCTCTCCAGTCCAGCGAGCTGGAGAGCATGGCACACTCCCTGGTGAAGAAGGCTCTCAGCACCTCAGCTGTGATCATGCAGGACGAGGAACCAGAGTCACCATGCTAG